The following coding sequences are from one Homalodisca vitripennis isolate AUS2020 chromosome 7, UT_GWSS_2.1, whole genome shotgun sequence window:
- the LOC124365965 gene encoding uncharacterized protein LOC124365965 has translation MVSSALFCLFFVPYVLTDDVSKLCPGTIPLQRVPSTGEGTWWTILATKASTGQCGMNNNQPPCKCTGFQFSSNLLPPYIPAYNGTVFGYNTEKCAYELQQVEIALVDKNQPWAIFNFKDKASGSSSVVSALDTDDHETFIIFYLCGVKSAEGEPIVIVVSKSRDGLCSESQERVDAVLKANNICKDKLVAFDTSECADI, from the exons ATGGTCTCTTCTGCATTGTTCTGTTTATTCTTCGTTCCCTACGTGTTGACCGATGACGTAAGCAAACTATGTCCTGGGACCATTCCTCTACAGCGCGTCCCTTCAACC GGCGAAGGAACTTGGTGGACGATTCTAGCAACTAAAGCAAGCACTGGACAATGTGGAATGAACA ACAACCAACCCCCCTGCAAGTGTACGGGGTTTCAGTTCAGTAGTAATCTACTTCCACCCTACATTCCTGCTTACAACGGCACTGTGTTTGGATACAATACAGA GAAATGTGCCTATGAACTGCAACAAGTGGAAATAGCACTCGTGGACAAAAACCAACCTTGGGCAATATTCAACTTCAAAGATAAGGCCT CTGGCTCATCCAGTGTAGTGTCTGCCTTAGACACAGACGATCATGAAACcttcataatattttacttatgtgGTGTGAAGTCAG CCGAAGGAGAACCGATAGTTATTGTTGTATCCAAATCCAGAGACGGGCTGTGCAGTGAGAGTCAAGAGAGGGTTGACGCTGTCCTCAAAGCAAACAACATTTGCAAGGACAAACTTGTAGCATTTGATACATCAGAATGTGCAGATATTTGA
- the LOC124366542 gene encoding uncharacterized protein LOC124366542 has translation MVSSALFCLLLVPYVLTDDVCNLCPGTIPLQRVPSTGVGTWWTVLATNTSSGQCGIRNNQPPCECTGFQINCNLHQSYIPDYNVTVFGYNTKTYVYERKQAELSLVDEDQPWAIFNFKDKSSGSTTVVSALDTDDHKTFIIFYLCGVTTAEGEPIVIVVAKSKDGLSSESQERVDAVLEANNICKDKLVAFDTSECADV, from the exons ATGGTGTCTTCTGCATTGTTCTGTTTACTCTTGGTTCCCTACGTGTTGACCGATGACGTATGTAACCTCTGTCCTGGGACCATTCCTCTACAGCGTGTCCCTTCAACC GGCGTAGGAACTTGGTGGACAGTTCTTGCAACCAATACAAGCTCTGGACAGTGTGGAATAAGGA ACAACCAACCTCCTTGCGAGTGCACAGGGTTCCAGATCAACTGTAACCTACATCAATCCTACATTCCTGATTATAACGTCACTGTGTTCGGATACAATACAAA GACATATGTCTATGAACGGAAACAAGCGGAATTATCACTCGTGGACGAAGATCAACCATGGGCAATATTCAACTTCAAGGATAAGTCCT CTGGATCAACTACTGTAGTGTCTGCCTTAGATACAGACGatcataaaacattcataatattttacttatgtgGTGTGACGACAG CTGAAGGAGAGCCGATAGTTATCGTTGTTGCCAAATCTAAAGACGGGTTGTCCAGTGAGAGTCAAGAGAGGGTTGACGCTGTCCTCGAAGCAAACAACATCTGCAAGGACAAACTTGTAGCATTCGATACATCAGAATGTGCTGATGTTTGA